Proteins co-encoded in one Thermoplasma sp. Kam2015 genomic window:
- a CDS encoding ABC transporter ATP-binding protein: MNDVLLEMTGVGKRYGIRNTKKALEGFSVKLQEGMCLALIGRNGAGKSTALKIMANVLKPTEGRVIVHGRVSYVPENMGIYPTLNVEENVKFFYDISEGHSDYERILSRLNIMGSSKVLASHLSKGMRRKLSVAVAMAQNPDVVIFDEPFDGVDQTSSEEIVAMIRDMKMHNKAVVLSSHNISYIDSIADEVIVIDSGRIVRRIELPLEWMKVVRFAAEYEKVDDVLKSLGLKYDMSRFPYVRIGADSTQEDLNSILVHSGLRVLEFRDLTIAEIYGDVLNDVSGTVQS; the protein is encoded by the coding sequence ATGAACGATGTGTTGCTGGAGATGACCGGCGTTGGCAAGAGATACGGAATCAGAAATACCAAAAAGGCCCTGGAAGGGTTCAGCGTAAAGCTTCAAGAGGGTATGTGCCTTGCCCTTATCGGAAGGAATGGCGCTGGAAAGAGCACTGCGTTGAAGATAATGGCGAATGTGCTCAAACCCACCGAGGGTAGGGTGATTGTGCACGGGAGGGTCTCCTACGTCCCCGAGAATATGGGTATATACCCGACTCTAAACGTGGAGGAAAACGTGAAGTTCTTCTATGATATATCTGAAGGGCATTCGGATTATGAGCGTATACTATCAAGGCTGAACATTATGGGCAGTTCCAAGGTCCTTGCATCACACCTTTCCAAGGGTATGAGGAGGAAGCTGTCGGTGGCCGTAGCGATGGCACAGAATCCTGATGTCGTTATATTTGATGAACCGTTTGATGGCGTCGATCAGACCTCAAGCGAGGAGATCGTCGCCATGATCAGGGATATGAAGATGCATAACAAGGCTGTGGTACTTAGTTCCCACAACATATCGTACATAGACAGCATAGCAGATGAGGTGATCGTGATCGACAGCGGGAGAATTGTGAGGAGGATAGAGCTTCCGCTGGAATGGATGAAGGTTGTAAGGTTTGCCGCAGAGTACGAAAAAGTTGATGATGTGTTGAAATCACTTGGCTTAAAGTACGATATGTCTAGGTTTCCATATGTTAGAATCGGCGCCGACAGTACGCAGGAAGATCTGAACTCGATACTGGTTCATAGCGGTCTAAGGGTTCTGGAGTTCAGGGACTTAACAATCGCAGAGATATATGGAGATGTATTGAATGACGTTAGCGGTACAGTTCAGAGCTGA
- a CDS encoding VIT1/CCC1 family protein — protein MDSDVKQWSEFYRDELTDMTFYSVLSRKIKDDYLRENLAKLSSIEKEHSDFWRQNLEKAGVKPEPRYNKLKVSFLVFMRHFLGLFLTARLLEHGEISTVRVYSEYLKRPGLEESFRRRLQEILDEEIEHEEIFEKAMEKSSDTIERNKDMIYGISDGLVEVLAALAGLTSIIVSNIDIALGGLVVGISGTASMSIGAYLSKKSETEYKLVEEEKKILFRRQKVDHDYIKAIKGESKTSAIYVGISYIIGAAVPIIPFVFLQKYLALALSVALVFLVQGFTNAVVALSINVGIFRMAIRASLLALLAAFITFMVGFSFHYFLHISII, from the coding sequence ATGGACAGCGACGTGAAACAGTGGTCAGAGTTCTACCGGGATGAGCTTACCGATATGACCTTCTATTCTGTCCTATCAAGAAAGATAAAAGACGATTATCTGAGGGAGAATCTGGCCAAGCTCTCCTCCATAGAGAAGGAACACTCTGATTTCTGGAGACAGAACCTTGAGAAGGCCGGTGTCAAGCCTGAACCTAGATACAACAAGTTAAAGGTATCATTTCTTGTATTCATGAGACACTTTCTTGGGCTCTTCCTCACTGCCCGCCTCCTGGAACATGGGGAGATCTCCACCGTGAGGGTGTACAGCGAATATCTGAAGAGGCCTGGTCTTGAAGAGAGTTTCAGACGAAGGCTTCAGGAAATTCTGGATGAAGAGATAGAACATGAGGAGATATTCGAGAAGGCCATGGAAAAATCCAGCGACACCATAGAGAGGAATAAGGATATGATATACGGCATAAGCGATGGCCTTGTGGAAGTATTGGCAGCGCTGGCCGGACTCACATCCATAATAGTCAGCAACATCGATATAGCGCTGGGCGGCCTGGTTGTGGGCATAAGCGGTACTGCAAGCATGAGCATCGGTGCGTACCTTTCAAAGAAATCGGAGACTGAGTACAAACTTGTTGAAGAAGAGAAAAAGATTCTTTTTAGAAGGCAAAAGGTTGATCACGATTACATAAAGGCGATAAAGGGCGAGTCCAAAACATCAGCGATATATGTGGGCATATCGTACATCATAGGCGCAGCTGTACCCATAATACCGTTTGTATTCTTGCAGAAATACCTCGCACTTGCGCTATCTGTGGCGCTTGTGTTTCTTGTTCAGGGTTTTACAAACGCCGTTGTGGCACTCTCTATCAATGTGGGCATATTCAGGATGGCCATAAGGGCATCCCTACTTGCACTGCTGGCCGCATTCATAACATTCATGGTTGGGTTTTCATTCCACTACTTCCTCCACATATCCATAATATGA
- a CDS encoding acetyl ornithine aminotransferase family protein — MMQEELNGIKIKVTPPGPEAKKIIAMNDQYLARSTQSLPVVGKLGRGVYVEDVDGNVYLDFSSGISVTNLGHVDPYVTEKVEEQLHKMWHFPGTDFYTEMQVLAAKSLIEVTPGKFEKRVFFTNSGTESVEAAIKVAKSYTGRGMFIGFIGAFHGRTQGSLSFTASKPIHHRGFFPSMPGVEHVPFPNPYRNPFGIDGYENPDELVNRVIDYIETYLLKTYVPPEDVAGILAEPVQGEGGYIVPPMNFFKELRKLADKYNIPLLMDEVQSGFGRTGKFFASEHFGVEPDVITLAKAIASGIPMGAVVMRKEMNFKESGLHSNTFGGNLIASVACVATIDQMKKLNVVENSAKQGAYLRKRLEELQSKYDAIGDVRGLGLMQAIDFVKDRRTKEPNNKLRNTVIDNAFKLGLILLSTGTSAIRIIPPLIIKEEQIDEGIDVLDRAIKQAL; from the coding sequence ATGATGCAGGAAGAGCTCAATGGAATTAAGATAAAGGTAACGCCGCCGGGACCTGAGGCCAAGAAGATAATAGCGATGAATGATCAGTATCTTGCGAGAAGCACGCAGTCTTTGCCTGTGGTCGGAAAACTGGGCCGTGGGGTCTATGTTGAGGACGTGGATGGAAATGTCTACCTGGATTTCTCAAGCGGCATAAGTGTCACCAATCTTGGCCATGTGGATCCATACGTTACAGAGAAGGTTGAAGAACAGCTCCACAAGATGTGGCATTTTCCTGGAACAGATTTCTACACAGAGATGCAGGTGCTGGCTGCGAAGTCATTGATAGAGGTCACGCCTGGTAAATTCGAAAAGAGGGTTTTCTTCACAAACAGCGGTACAGAGAGTGTTGAGGCTGCAATAAAGGTTGCGAAATCCTACACTGGCAGGGGAATGTTCATAGGGTTCATAGGGGCATTTCACGGAAGGACGCAGGGTTCGCTTAGCTTCACGGCTTCAAAGCCAATTCATCACAGGGGTTTCTTCCCATCCATGCCGGGAGTTGAGCATGTACCATTCCCGAACCCGTACAGAAACCCATTTGGTATCGATGGATATGAGAACCCGGATGAACTTGTCAACAGGGTAATCGATTACATCGAGACCTATCTGCTCAAGACGTATGTACCACCTGAAGATGTTGCAGGAATACTTGCAGAGCCCGTTCAGGGTGAGGGTGGATACATCGTACCGCCGATGAATTTCTTCAAAGAACTGCGCAAACTGGCTGATAAATACAATATACCTCTGCTCATGGATGAGGTTCAGAGTGGATTTGGCAGGACAGGAAAATTCTTTGCGTCAGAGCACTTTGGAGTTGAACCAGACGTTATAACTCTTGCAAAGGCAATAGCGTCGGGCATACCGATGGGTGCAGTCGTGATGCGGAAGGAGATGAATTTCAAGGAAAGCGGCCTTCACTCCAACACGTTTGGAGGTAACCTGATAGCATCTGTTGCCTGCGTTGCAACCATCGATCAGATGAAGAAACTTAACGTGGTGGAGAATTCAGCAAAACAGGGTGCTTATCTCAGGAAGAGACTTGAGGAGCTTCAGTCAAAGTACGATGCCATAGGTGATGTCAGAGGTCTTGGGCTCATGCAGGCGATAGACTTTGTGAAGGACAGGAGGACCAAGGAACCGAACAACAAGCTAAGGAACACGGTGATTGATAATGCCTTCAAGCTGGGCCTGATTCTGCTTTCTACCGGTACCAGTGCAATAAGAATAATACCTCCGCTCATAATAAAGGAGGAACAGATAGACGAAGGCATAGACGTTCTTGACAGGGCAATAAAGCAGGCCCTGTGA